The following are encoded together in the Pseudomonas sediminis genome:
- the flgB gene encoding flagellar basal body rod protein FlgB — protein MSINFGKALGIHEQALGFRAQRAEVLANNIANADTPNYKARDLDFASVLAEQSNRMQRGGVSLNRTDSRHIPAEGISSGEAELPYRTPFHASLDQNSVDLQIEQSNYAENAVQFQASFTFLNSKFKGLTTALRGE, from the coding sequence ATGAGCATCAACTTCGGCAAGGCACTCGGCATCCACGAACAGGCCCTTGGCTTTCGCGCCCAGCGCGCTGAGGTGCTGGCCAACAACATCGCCAACGCCGATACGCCGAATTACAAGGCTCGTGATCTGGACTTCGCCAGTGTCCTGGCTGAGCAAAGCAATCGCATGCAGCGCGGTGGCGTTTCCCTGAACCGCACCGATAGCCGCCACATTCCGGCCGAGGGCATCAGCAGCGGGGAAGCTGAATTGCCGTACCGCACGCCGTTCCACGCGTCGCTGGATCAGAACAGTGTCGACCTGCAGATCGAGCAATCGAACTACGCCGAAAACGCGGTGCAGTTCCAGGCCAGCTTCACCTTTCTCAATAGCAAATTCAAAGGGCTGACCACAGCCCTGCGCGGCGAATAA
- the flgC gene encoding flagellar basal body rod protein FlgC, with protein sequence MSLASVFNIAGTGMSAQSTRLNTISSNIANAETVSSSLDQTYRARHPVFATVFQNAQGGDRGSLFAEQDEAGRGVQVLGVIEDQSSLMPRYEPDHPMANADGYVYYPNVNVVEEMADMISASRAFQTNVEMMNTAKQMLQRVLTLGQ encoded by the coding sequence ATGTCCCTTGCCAGTGTTTTCAACATCGCCGGAACCGGCATGAGCGCCCAGAGCACTCGCCTGAACACCATTTCCAGCAACATCGCCAACGCCGAAACCGTCTCCTCGAGCCTGGATCAGACCTATCGCGCTCGCCATCCGGTGTTCGCCACCGTATTTCAGAATGCTCAAGGCGGCGACCGCGGCTCGCTGTTCGCCGAGCAGGATGAGGCCGGTCGTGGTGTCCAGGTGCTCGGCGTGATCGAGGACCAGAGCAGCCTGATGCCGCGTTACGAGCCGGATCATCCGATGGCCAATGCCGACGGTTATGTCTACTACCCGAACGTCAACGTAGTCGAGGAAATGGCCGACATGATTTCCGCCAGTCGCGCCTTCCAGACCAACGTCGAAATGATGAATACCGCCAAACAGATGCTGCAGCGCGTGCTGACCCTGGGTCAGTAA
- the flgD gene encoding flagellar hook assembly protein FlgD — translation MSTVSGTSSVLDQYQIKQDTTQNKELGKNEFLNLLVAQLNNQNPLEPQGNGEFIAQLAQFSQVEGIEKLNTSMESLLSGYQSSQALQASSLVGRKVIVPTDKAVVDTSESFKASLVLPTSSSNVYVNVYDSAGSVVTRVNLGEQAAGSVSFIWDGKDASGNLMPPGTYRFEAQATYGDETKGLYTLLPANVDSVTLGGSELMLNLAGLGSVPISQVQVIGQ, via the coding sequence ATGAGCACAGTCAGCGGCACCAGTTCGGTACTGGATCAGTACCAGATCAAGCAGGACACCACGCAGAACAAGGAGCTCGGCAAGAACGAGTTCCTCAACCTGCTGGTGGCCCAGTTGAACAACCAGAACCCGCTGGAGCCGCAAGGCAACGGCGAGTTCATCGCCCAGCTGGCGCAGTTCAGCCAGGTCGAGGGCATCGAGAAGCTCAACACCAGCATGGAGTCACTGCTCTCCGGCTACCAGTCGTCGCAGGCGCTGCAGGCCTCGTCGCTGGTCGGGCGCAAGGTGATAGTGCCGACTGATAAGGCAGTGGTCGATACCAGCGAGAGCTTCAAGGCCAGCCTGGTGCTGCCGACCAGCAGCAGCAACGTCTACGTCAACGTCTACGACAGCGCCGGCTCGGTGGTCACGCGCGTCAACCTGGGCGAGCAGGCCGCCGGCAGCGTCAGCTTCATCTGGGACGGCAAGGACGCCAGCGGCAATCTGATGCCGCCCGGCACCTACAGGTTCGAGGCGCAGGCCACCTACGGCGACGAGACCAAGGGCCTGTACACGCTGCTGCCGGCCAACGTCGACAGCGTCACCCTGGGCGGCAGCGAGCTGATGCTCAACCTCGCCGGCCTCGGCAGCGTCCCGATTTCCCAAGTGCAGGTCATCGGCCAATAA
- the flgE gene encoding flagellar hook protein FlgE: protein MSFNIGLSGLRAATKDLNVTGNNIANAGTAGFKQSRAEFADVYAASVLGSGSNPQGSGVLLGDISQQFNQGNINYTQNALDLAINGNGFFQVSNNGALSYTRAGYFGTDSNGFLVDNFGYNLQGYTLGANGNLQDTIGNLRIQTANQEPRATTQIAQNLNLNSTNTVPTTTPFNPADPTTYNSSTSTNIYDTQGNSHVLTQYFAKDASNDWTMYVLVDGKRPNFDVDGAAYENTPFAYDVDFDAAGNLTSVVPVDTIVGGVPVSNPTAVGTAAGVVAFDPAHWVPVIEQPAGSGAFVRNGATASADGMVLDMRGATQFASSFAVNSVSQDGYTTGQLAGVEIDDTGMIFARYTNGQSKVQGRVILANFANVQGLTPVGKTQWVQSFESGEPVRNPPRSGTLGAIQSGALEDSNVELSDQLVNLIVAQRNYQANAKTIETESAITQTIINLR, encoded by the coding sequence ATGTCGTTCAATATCGGTCTCAGCGGCCTGCGCGCCGCGACCAAGGATCTGAATGTCACCGGTAATAACATCGCCAACGCCGGCACTGCCGGCTTCAAGCAGTCGCGCGCCGAATTCGCCGATGTCTATGCCGCCTCGGTGCTGGGTTCCGGCTCCAACCCGCAGGGCAGCGGCGTGCTGCTCGGCGACATCTCGCAGCAGTTCAATCAGGGCAACATCAACTACACGCAGAACGCCCTGGATCTGGCGATTAACGGCAACGGCTTCTTCCAGGTCAGCAACAACGGCGCCCTGAGCTATACCCGCGCCGGCTACTTTGGTACCGACAGCAACGGTTTCTTGGTCGATAATTTCGGCTACAACCTGCAGGGTTATACGCTCGGTGCCAATGGCAATTTGCAGGATACGATAGGCAATCTAAGAATCCAGACTGCTAATCAGGAGCCCAGGGCGACAACACAGATTGCTCAGAATCTCAATCTGAATTCCACCAACACGGTTCCGACTACTACACCCTTCAATCCAGCTGACCCAACAACCTATAACTCGTCCACCTCAACCAATATTTATGACACGCAGGGCAATTCCCATGTGTTGACGCAGTACTTTGCCAAGGATGCCTCTAACGACTGGACGATGTATGTTCTGGTTGACGGTAAGCGGCCGAATTTCGATGTGGACGGGGCTGCATATGAAAACACCCCTTTCGCTTATGACGTGGATTTCGATGCGGCCGGTAATCTGACTTCAGTGGTTCCTGTCGATACGATTGTTGGTGGCGTTCCGGTGTCAAACCCCACTGCTGTTGGTACAGCGGCCGGAGTTGTTGCGTTCGACCCGGCGCATTGGGTGCCTGTTATCGAGCAACCGGCCGGTTCGGGCGCCTTTGTGCGTAATGGTGCCACTGCCAGTGCCGATGGGATGGTGCTGGATATGCGTGGTGCCACTCAGTTCGCCAGTTCCTTCGCGGTCAACAGCGTCAGCCAGGACGGCTACACCACCGGCCAGTTGGCTGGCGTCGAGATCGACGATACCGGGATGATTTTCGCCCGTTACACCAACGGCCAGTCCAAGGTGCAGGGGCGAGTGATTCTGGCCAACTTCGCCAACGTGCAGGGCCTGACGCCGGTGGGCAAGACTCAGTGGGTGCAGTCCTTCGAGTCCGGCGAGCCGGTGCGTAACCCGCCGCGTTCCGGCACCCTGGGGGCGATTCAGTCCGGCGCCCTGGAGGACTCCAACGTTGAGCTTTCCGATCAATTGGTGAACCTGATCGTGGCTCAGCGCAACTACCAGGCCAACGCCAAGACCATCGAAACCGAAAGCGCCATCACCCAGACGATCATCAACCTGCGTTGA
- a CDS encoding flagellar basal body rod protein FlgF produces the protein MDKMLYVSMTGAQNNTLALRAHANNLANVSTSGFRRDFEQARSMPLFGETYPARVFAMSERPATDFRAGSLQETGRDMDVAIGGKGWIAVQAPDGSEAYVRTASLNIDALGVLRTGNGLPVMGNAGPIAVPPEQKVEIGQDGTISIRALGENPNVLAEVDRIKLVNPDPKSMEKGTDGLIRVKGQPEVEADATVQVTSGFLEASNVNAVEEMTAILSLSRQFELSVKMMRTAEDNSSAMARVLQIS, from the coding sequence ATGGACAAGATGCTGTACGTCTCCATGACAGGAGCGCAGAACAATACGCTGGCTCTGCGCGCCCACGCCAACAACCTGGCGAACGTTTCTACCTCGGGTTTCCGTCGCGATTTCGAGCAGGCGCGTTCCATGCCGCTGTTCGGTGAAACCTATCCCGCTCGCGTATTCGCCATGAGCGAACGCCCGGCCACGGATTTTCGCGCGGGTTCGCTGCAGGAAACCGGACGCGACATGGATGTGGCCATTGGCGGCAAGGGCTGGATCGCCGTGCAGGCACCCGATGGCAGCGAGGCCTACGTTCGTACGGCCAGTCTGAATATCGATGCCTTGGGCGTGCTGCGTACCGGCAACGGTTTGCCGGTCATGGGCAATGCCGGGCCGATTGCCGTACCGCCGGAGCAGAAGGTGGAGATCGGCCAGGACGGCACCATCAGCATTCGTGCGCTTGGTGAAAACCCCAACGTATTGGCTGAAGTCGATCGCATCAAGCTGGTCAACCCTGATCCGAAAAGCATGGAGAAGGGCACCGATGGCCTGATCCGTGTGAAGGGGCAGCCCGAGGTAGAGGCCGATGCGACCGTTCAGGTGACGTCGGGTTTCCTCGAGGCGAGCAACGTCAACGCCGTTGAAGAGATGACCGCGATCCTCTCTCTGTCCCGTCAGTTCGAGCTGTCGGTGAAGATGATGCGCACCGCCGAGGACAACTCGTCGGCCATGGCGCGGGTTTTGCAAATTAGCTAA
- the flgG gene encoding flagellar basal-body rod protein FlgG: protein MLPALWVSKTGLSAQDMNLTTISNNLANVATTGFKRDRAEFEDLLYQIRRQPGGQSSQDSELPSGLQLGTGVRVVGTQKIFTAGSLQTTEQPLDMAVNGRGFFQILQPDGTVSYTRDGSFHLNSDGQIVTSQGFALEPAIVLPNEVRTFTVGEDGTVSVTTAGNPQPQIIGNLQLADFVNPAGLEAIGNNLFLETGSSGAPQVGNPGLNGLGTTLQNTLENSNVSVVEELVNMITTQRAYEMNSKVISTADQMLSFVTQNL, encoded by the coding sequence ATGCTTCCGGCACTGTGGGTCAGCAAGACCGGTTTGTCCGCTCAGGACATGAACCTGACCACCATTTCCAACAACCTGGCCAACGTGGCGACCACCGGTTTCAAGCGTGATCGCGCTGAGTTCGAAGACCTGCTCTATCAGATCCGTCGTCAGCCAGGTGGCCAGTCCAGCCAGGACAGCGAGCTACCTTCGGGTTTGCAGCTCGGCACTGGTGTGCGCGTGGTGGGTACGCAGAAGATCTTCACCGCCGGTAGCCTGCAAACAACCGAGCAACCGCTGGACATGGCGGTCAATGGCCGTGGTTTCTTCCAGATTCTGCAGCCCGATGGCACCGTTTCCTACACCCGTGATGGCAGCTTTCACCTCAACTCCGATGGGCAGATCGTCACCTCTCAGGGCTTTGCCCTGGAGCCTGCAATCGTGCTGCCCAACGAAGTGCGCACCTTCACTGTCGGTGAAGACGGCACGGTCTCGGTGACCACGGCTGGCAACCCGCAGCCGCAGATCATCGGCAATCTGCAGTTGGCTGACTTCGTCAACCCAGCAGGTCTGGAAGCCATCGGTAACAACCTGTTCCTGGAGACCGGTTCCAGTGGCGCGCCGCAGGTGGGCAATCCGGGCCTCAATGGCCTTGGCACCACGCTGCAGAACACCCTGGAAAACTCCAACGTCAGCGTGGTGGAGGAGTTGGTGAACATGATCACCACCCAACGTGCTTACGAGATGAACTCCAAGGTGATTTCCACCGCTGATCAGATGCTGTCGTTCGTGACGCAGAACCTCTGA
- the flgH gene encoding flagellar basal body L-ring protein FlgH, with translation MNRQILCLPLLAGVLLSSGCVAPTAKPDDPYYAPVLPRTPLPAAQNNGSIYQAGFENGLYDDRKAFRVGDIITITLNERTQASKNANSNLQKDSSANLGVTSLFGSTPSVTNPLTGGNMNLGAQFNGEREASGSGQAGQSNSLSGSVTVTVAEVLPNGILAVRGEKWMTLNTGDELMRISGLVRADDISTDNTVSSTRVADARITYSGTGAFADASQPGWMSRFFMSPLWPF, from the coding sequence ATGAACCGGCAAATTCTCTGTTTACCCCTGTTGGCTGGCGTGCTGCTCAGTAGCGGCTGCGTGGCGCCAACAGCCAAGCCGGACGATCCCTATTACGCGCCGGTATTGCCGCGTACGCCACTTCCGGCTGCACAGAACAACGGCTCGATCTATCAGGCGGGTTTCGAAAATGGCCTGTATGACGATCGCAAGGCATTTCGCGTGGGTGACATCATCACTATCACGCTGAACGAGCGCACCCAGGCCAGCAAGAACGCCAACAGCAATCTTCAGAAAGACAGCAGTGCCAACTTGGGCGTGACCTCTTTGTTCGGCTCCACCCCCTCGGTTACCAACCCGCTGACAGGCGGCAACATGAACCTCGGCGCCCAGTTCAATGGCGAGCGTGAGGCTAGCGGCTCTGGTCAGGCAGGACAGAGCAACAGCCTGTCCGGCTCGGTCACCGTGACCGTCGCTGAAGTATTGCCCAACGGCATTCTGGCCGTGCGTGGCGAGAAGTGGATGACCCTCAATACCGGCGATGAGCTGATGCGTATTTCCGGGCTGGTGCGTGCCGACGACATCTCCACTGACAACACCGTGTCTTCCACGCGGGTTGCCGATGCGCGCATCACCTATTCCGGTACGGGCGCCTTCGCCGACGCCAGCCAGCCCGGCTGGATGAGTCGTTTCTTCATGAGCCCGCTGTGGCCGTTCTGA
- a CDS encoding flagellar basal body P-ring protein FlgI has protein sequence MLACMLLSLPTQAERLKDLASIQGVRSNQLIGYGLVVGLNGSGDQTTQTPFTVQTFNNMLAQFGIKVPPGGNVQLKNVAAVSVHADLPAFAKPGQTIDITISSIGNAKSLRGGSLLMTPLKGIDGNVYAIAQGNLVVGGFDASGADGSRITVNVPSAGRIPGGATVERPVPSGFDQGNYLTLNLNRPDFTTAKNIVDQINDLLGPGVAQAIDGGSIRVSAPLDPNQRVDYLSILENLQVEAGKAVAKVIINSRTGTIVIGQDVKVQPAAVTHGSLTVTITEDPIVSQPEAFSGGQTAVVPRSRVGAEEEAKPMFKFGPGTSLDEIVRAVNQVGAAPSDLMAILEALKQAGALQADLIVI, from the coding sequence ATGCTTGCCTGCATGCTGTTGAGCCTGCCGACCCAGGCTGAGCGCCTGAAGGATCTGGCGTCGATCCAGGGCGTGCGTAGCAACCAGTTGATCGGTTACGGCCTGGTGGTCGGCCTCAATGGCAGTGGTGACCAGACCACCCAGACGCCTTTCACCGTACAGACCTTCAATAACATGCTGGCGCAGTTCGGCATCAAGGTGCCGCCAGGTGGCAACGTACAGTTGAAGAACGTCGCTGCGGTGTCGGTGCATGCCGACCTGCCGGCGTTCGCCAAACCGGGGCAGACCATCGATATCACTATCTCGTCTATCGGTAACGCCAAGAGCCTGCGCGGCGGTAGCCTGTTGATGACGCCGCTCAAGGGCATCGATGGCAACGTCTACGCCATTGCCCAGGGCAACCTGGTGGTCGGCGGCTTCGATGCCAGTGGCGCCGATGGCTCGCGTATCACCGTCAACGTGCCGTCTGCCGGGCGCATTCCCGGTGGTGCCACTGTGGAGCGTCCGGTGCCGAGCGGTTTCGATCAGGGTAACTACCTGACCCTGAACCTCAATCGCCCCGATTTCACCACGGCGAAGAACATCGTCGACCAGATCAACGACCTGCTCGGCCCTGGCGTTGCCCAGGCCATCGATGGCGGTTCGATTCGCGTCAGCGCGCCGCTCGACCCGAATCAGCGCGTCGACTATCTGTCGATCCTCGAGAACCTGCAGGTTGAGGCCGGCAAGGCAGTAGCCAAGGTCATCATCAATTCGCGTACCGGCACCATCGTCATCGGCCAGGACGTCAAGGTTCAGCCGGCCGCCGTCACCCACGGCAGCCTGACCGTGACCATCACCGAAGACCCCATCGTCAGCCAGCCTGAAGCGTTTTCCGGCGGGCAGACTGCGGTGGTACCGCGCTCGCGTGTGGGTGCCGAGGAGGAAGCCAAACCGATGTTCAAATTCGGCCCCGGTACCAGCCTGGACGAGATTGTCCGTGCCGTTAACCAGGTAGGCGCAGCGCCTTCCGACCTGATGGCCATCCTGGAGGCGCTCAAGCAAGCCGGCGCCCTTCAGGCCGACCTGATCGTGATCTGA
- the flgJ gene encoding flagellar assembly peptidoglycan hydrolase FlgJ — MDSRLSAGLLGNGKSPVDSGAFTDLNRLNQFKVGGDTEQNIRKVAQEFESLFMNEMLKAMRSANAAFGEGNFMNSNESKTYQDMHDQQLAVTLSKEGRGIGLADVLVRQMSKIKQPSSRPNPFAQIEQPVATSSEAKADKVATSEGFRDDVALLNRRRLSVPGKLADRLLAGIVPSAAEGEGKTLAGSDWIPAQASAAPKDRGLSLGNSDALTGRRIAQPPLAPGKAAFSSPQEFVATMLPMAEAAAEKIGVDPRYLVAQAALETGWGKSIIRTRDGESSHNLFGIKSHGSWEGESARVLTTEYKGGKAVKEAASFRAYDSYAQSFDDYVSFLQNNGRYEKALNVTENPERFVKELQQAGYATDPNYARKISQIARKMQTYQAIAAADSATTRT; from the coding sequence ATGGATTCTCGACTCTCAGCCGGTTTGCTCGGCAACGGCAAAAGCCCGGTCGACAGCGGTGCGTTCACCGATCTGAATCGCCTCAACCAGTTCAAGGTAGGCGGCGATACCGAGCAGAACATCCGCAAGGTCGCGCAGGAGTTCGAATCCCTGTTCATGAACGAAATGCTCAAGGCCATGCGTTCGGCCAATGCCGCGTTCGGCGAGGGCAACTTTATGAACAGCAACGAGAGCAAGACCTACCAGGACATGCACGACCAGCAGTTGGCCGTGACGCTCTCCAAGGAAGGGCGTGGTATCGGCCTGGCTGACGTGCTGGTGCGACAGATGTCGAAGATCAAGCAGCCGTCGAGCCGTCCCAATCCCTTCGCGCAAATCGAGCAACCGGTTGCTACGTCGAGCGAAGCCAAAGCCGATAAGGTCGCCACTAGCGAAGGCTTCCGTGATGACGTGGCGCTGCTCAATCGCCGTCGCCTCTCCGTGCCGGGCAAACTGGCGGACCGCCTGTTGGCCGGTATCGTGCCATCGGCTGCAGAGGGCGAGGGCAAGACCCTGGCCGGTAGTGATTGGATTCCGGCGCAGGCCAGCGCCGCGCCCAAGGATCGCGGCCTGAGCCTTGGCAATAGCGATGCATTGACGGGCCGTCGTATTGCTCAACCGCCGCTGGCGCCGGGCAAAGCTGCATTCAGCTCACCGCAGGAATTCGTCGCCACCATGCTGCCGATGGCGGAAGCCGCTGCCGAGAAGATCGGTGTCGATCCGCGTTACCTGGTGGCCCAGGCCGCGTTGGAAACCGGTTGGGGCAAGTCGATCATCCGCACCCGCGATGGCGAGAGCAGCCACAACCTGTTCGGCATCAAGTCCCATGGCAGCTGGGAGGGCGAGTCGGCCCGCGTGCTGACCACCGAATACAAGGGTGGCAAGGCGGTGAAGGAGGCGGCCAGCTTCCGTGCCTATGACTCCTACGCACAGAGCTTCGACGATTACGTCAGCTTTTTGCAGAACAACGGTCGCTACGAGAAGGCGCTGAACGTCACCGAGAATCCGGAGCGTTTCGTCAAGGAACTGCAGCAGGCTGGCTACGCCACCGATCCGAACTATGCGCGCAAGATCTCGCAGATCGCTCGCAAGATGCAGACCTATCAAGCAATCGCCGCTGCCGATAGCGCCACCACAAGGACTTGA
- the flgK gene encoding flagellar hook-associated protein FlgK: MADLLSIGLSGLSASKTQLSVTGHNISNINTPGYTRQDAVQATRIPQFSGAGYIGSGTTLTDIRRSYSEFLTSQLRSSTALASDVAAYKSQIDQLDSLLAGSTTGITPSLQSFFAALQTAAEDPANIPARQLVLSEAEGLSRRFNTVYERLNEQNNFLNKQMVAVSDQVNRLATSVASLNNAIAVAAANGQQPNDLLDARDEAVRQLSTYVGVTVVPQDDSSYNLFIGSGQPLVVGATASRLEVGPGQGDPTRFEVQFVSGNSRQTITTQLSGGELGGLIRYRQEVLDSTFNSLGRLALAVSDQVNSQLGQGLDLKGQVGSALFGDFNDPALAALRVRVFSSNSSNAQPLLNIGDTSLLTASDYRLEFDGTNYTARRLSDNAMMSVSESPPGTLSFSDSNGRDQGFTVELGTPVPTAGDIFLLQPTRRGASDIAAVLDQPDQLAFAAPVRAEANLQNRGTGAISQPDLQSVLNLGSLTGALPVTLTYDEAAGDFTVPAGATLTRINADGTPAVPATFQSGQTNSYELQLADGSTLRLTLSGRPQQGDTFAVAFNANGVSDNRNALKLADLQSKATIGVDPAAPGSTGVGFSDGYGDLVERVGTLTAQARLDGEATTAILKQASDNRDSLSGVNLDEEAANLIKFEQYYNASAQIIQVARSLFDTLISSFR, translated from the coding sequence ATGGCTGACCTACTCAGTATTGGCCTGTCCGGGCTGTCGGCGAGCAAGACCCAGCTCAGCGTCACCGGTCATAACATCAGCAATATCAATACACCGGGCTATACCCGCCAGGATGCGGTGCAGGCCACGCGCATTCCGCAGTTCAGCGGCGCCGGCTATATCGGCTCGGGCACCACGCTAACCGACATCCGCCGCAGCTACAGCGAGTTTCTTACCAGCCAGTTGCGCTCCAGCACGGCGCTGGCCAGCGACGTGGCGGCCTACAAGAGCCAAATCGATCAGCTCGACTCCTTGCTGGCCGGCTCCACCACCGGCATCACCCCCTCGCTGCAATCCTTCTTCGCCGCGTTGCAGACCGCGGCGGAAGATCCGGCCAATATCCCGGCGCGGCAACTGGTGCTGTCCGAGGCCGAGGGCCTCTCGCGGCGCTTCAATACCGTTTACGAACGGCTCAATGAGCAGAACAACTTTCTCAACAAGCAGATGGTGGCGGTCAGCGATCAGGTCAACCGCCTGGCTACCAGCGTCGCCAGCCTGAACAACGCCATCGCCGTCGCGGCGGCCAACGGCCAGCAGCCCAACGACCTGCTCGATGCCCGCGACGAGGCGGTGCGCCAGCTGTCCACCTACGTCGGCGTCACCGTGGTGCCGCAGGACGACAGCAGCTACAACCTGTTTATCGGCAGCGGCCAGCCGCTGGTGGTGGGCGCTACCGCCAGCCGCCTGGAGGTCGGGCCGGGGCAGGGCGATCCCACGCGCTTCGAGGTGCAGTTCGTCAGCGGCAACTCGCGCCAGACCATTACCACCCAGCTCAGTGGCGGCGAGCTGGGCGGCTTGATCCGCTATCGCCAGGAGGTACTGGACTCCACCTTCAACAGCCTCGGTCGTCTGGCCCTGGCCGTCAGCGATCAGGTCAACAGTCAGCTTGGCCAGGGCCTCGACCTCAAGGGGCAGGTGGGGAGCGCGCTGTTCGGCGACTTCAACGATCCGGCGTTGGCGGCACTGCGTGTACGCGTTTTCAGTAGCAACAGCAGCAATGCCCAGCCCTTGCTCAACATAGGCGACACCAGCCTGCTGACCGCCAGCGACTACCGCCTGGAGTTCGACGGCACCAACTACACGGCGCGCCGCCTCAGCGATAACGCGATGATGAGCGTGAGCGAAAGCCCGCCCGGCACGCTTAGCTTTAGCGACAGCAATGGCCGCGACCAGGGCTTCACGGTCGAACTGGGCACGCCGGTGCCGACAGCGGGCGACATCTTCTTGCTCCAGCCGACCCGGCGTGGCGCCAGCGATATCGCTGCCGTGCTTGATCAACCTGATCAGTTGGCCTTCGCCGCGCCAGTGCGGGCCGAGGCCAACCTGCAAAACCGCGGCACCGGCGCCATTAGCCAGCCCGACCTGCAGTCCGTGCTGAATCTGGGCAGCCTAACCGGCGCTCTGCCGGTAACCCTGACCTACGACGAGGCCGCCGGTGATTTCACCGTGCCGGCTGGCGCCACCCTGACACGTATCAACGCCGATGGTACACCGGCCGTACCGGCCACCTTCCAGTCCGGGCAGACCAACAGCTACGAACTGCAGCTGGCCGATGGCAGCACCCTGCGCCTGACCCTCAGCGGCCGGCCGCAGCAGGGCGACACCTTCGCCGTTGCCTTCAATGCCAATGGCGTATCCGACAACCGCAACGCGCTGAAACTGGCCGATCTGCAATCTAAGGCGACCATCGGCGTCGACCCCGCCGCGCCAGGAAGTACCGGTGTGGGCTTCTCCGATGGCTACGGCGATCTGGTCGAACGGGTTGGCACTCTGACCGCTCAGGCGCGGCTGGATGGCGAGGCGACCACGGCGATTCTCAAGCAGGCCAGCGACAACCGCGATTCGCTATCGGGGGTCAACCTGGACGAAGAAGCGGCCAACCTGATCAAGTTCGAGCAGTACTACAACGCCTCGGCGCAGATCATTCAAGTTGCCCGCAGTTTGTTCGATACCCTGATCAGTTCATTTAGATAA